From one Candidatus Methanoplasma termitum genomic stretch:
- the purH gene encoding bifunctional phosphoribosylaminoimidazolecarboxamide formyltransferase/IMP cyclohydrolase, with protein MAKIKRAIISVSDKNGILDFSRELTKNGVEIISTGGTFKLLKENGISVKEVSDVTGFPEMLDGRVKTLHPKLHGGILARRDLPEHMAAIKEKGIKPIDMVVVNLYPFKETVLKPGVKYEDIVENIDIGGPSMIRAAAKNYKSVAVITSPDQYQRIIDELNSGGEVSEKTLEKLMMEAFIATAEYDAMIASYMFGKFGEGFPKSFPVPSEKVEDLRYGENPNQKAAFYRSPFTTGTTVAKSEFMHGKELSFNNILDLDKALDIAMDFEKPTAVVMKHTNPCGLASENTIFEAFKTAYNVDPLSAFGCVICLNRNCDMKTAEMISQYFVECVICPDYDEGTIELLSKKKNIRLLRTNSPIAPSERHREYKMKKVYGGLLVQTDEDVAIDPKNLKVVTKRSPTREEIDAMLFAWKLAKHVTSNAVVYVKGERAVGIGAGQMSRVDSAKIAAMKANESTEGSVMASDAFFPFRDGVDEAAKAGVTAIIQPGGSIRDQEVIDAANEHNMAMVFTGCRVFRH; from the coding sequence TTGGCAAAAATAAAAAGGGCGATTATCAGCGTTTCTGATAAGAACGGAATATTGGATTTCTCAAGGGAACTTACAAAGAACGGCGTCGAGATAATATCTACGGGGGGAACGTTCAAACTCCTGAAAGAAAACGGTATTTCAGTCAAAGAAGTGTCGGACGTAACGGGGTTCCCCGAGATGCTGGACGGCCGCGTGAAGACCCTCCATCCGAAACTGCACGGCGGGATCCTGGCGAGAAGGGACCTCCCGGAGCATATGGCCGCCATTAAAGAAAAAGGAATAAAACCCATCGACATGGTGGTTGTGAACCTTTATCCGTTCAAAGAAACAGTTCTGAAGCCCGGCGTAAAGTACGAGGACATTGTTGAGAACATAGACATCGGAGGTCCGAGTATGATAAGGGCCGCCGCAAAGAACTACAAGTCCGTCGCCGTCATCACAAGTCCCGATCAATATCAGAGAATAATCGATGAACTCAACTCCGGCGGCGAAGTATCCGAAAAGACCCTTGAGAAGCTTATGATGGAAGCGTTCATTGCGACCGCAGAGTACGATGCAATGATAGCATCGTATATGTTCGGCAAGTTCGGAGAGGGATTCCCCAAGTCGTTCCCCGTTCCTTCCGAAAAGGTAGAGGACCTTCGCTACGGGGAGAACCCCAACCAGAAAGCGGCATTCTACAGATCTCCGTTCACAACAGGCACCACCGTTGCGAAGTCCGAGTTCATGCACGGCAAAGAGCTGTCGTTCAACAACATTCTGGATCTTGATAAAGCACTCGACATCGCAATGGATTTCGAGAAGCCCACGGCCGTCGTGATGAAGCACACAAACCCCTGCGGTCTCGCTTCTGAAAATACCATATTCGAAGCATTCAAGACCGCATACAATGTCGATCCCTTATCTGCGTTCGGCTGCGTGATCTGTCTCAACCGCAACTGCGACATGAAGACCGCAGAGATGATATCTCAGTATTTCGTCGAGTGTGTGATCTGCCCCGATTACGATGAAGGCACGATCGAGCTTCTCTCAAAGAAGAAGAACATCCGCCTGCTTAGGACCAACTCTCCGATAGCCCCGTCCGAAAGGCACAGAGAGTACAAGATGAAGAAGGTCTACGGCGGGCTGCTCGTACAGACAGACGAGGATGTCGCCATAGACCCGAAGAATTTGAAAGTCGTCACGAAACGCAGCCCCACCAGGGAAGAGATCGACGCTATGCTGTTCGCTTGGAAATTAGCGAAACACGTGACATCCAACGCCGTCGTGTACGTCAAAGGAGAAAGGGCGGTCGGCATCGGTGCAGGGCAGATGAGCCGTGTGGATTCCGCAAAGATAGCGGCAATGAAGGCCAACGAATCCACGGAAGGTTCGGTAATGGCGTCCGATGCCTTCTTCCCGTTCAGGGACGGCGTGGACGAGGCGGCCAAGGCCGGCGTCACAGCCATCATACAACCGGGCGGAAGCATCAGAGATCAGGAAGTAATAGATGCGGCCAACGAGCACAACATGGCGATGGTGTTCACGGGCTGCAGGGTATTCAGGCACTGA
- a CDS encoding beta/alpha barrel domain-containing protein, protein MKMMNMNMSIENSKSTTGTSIRVKDPCPINGMCPVCIEDCNVLCEVGKGALRGREVLYPSPEHFGKSTAASNKDYLLDWSHFQIMAELIGAKGIEPNPDVAFFENVDISTVVGSRGKNPIKMKLPVHIAGLGSTAVAKSNWKELAGGAALAGVCEVIGENVCGMDSEAVYSNGKVQSSPDMAFRVKSYKDYWDGKNGRIVMQTNVEDARAHVEDYGLSKLNVEVIERKWGQGAKAIGGEVRLNTLERALELQSRGYIVMPDPSDPEVQAAFKSGVFKTFERHSRVGFPNEQAFLEDIDQLRQKGAKNVFLKTGAYKPEVVAFTMKCASEAKIDLLTFDAAGGGTGMSPVSHMNELSSPGIWLFSQVMACAKELKKQRRYVPDLSFAGGFINETQMYKAFALSDMGQGPIVKSIAMARGPITAAVKGKHYAELAEKHQLPQSFVEQYGADPHKFFIAATGLQERFPKKKIGADIPWGAVSLYTYFHDRLGEGLKQLMAGTRKFKLECIENEDIVALSEYASKVSHVETLDARADRVMKALL, encoded by the coding sequence ATGAAGATGATGAATATGAACATGTCAATCGAGAATTCAAAATCAACAACCGGCACATCGATCCGCGTGAAGGACCCGTGTCCGATAAACGGAATGTGTCCCGTGTGCATCGAGGACTGCAACGTCCTCTGCGAAGTAGGAAAAGGCGCACTCAGGGGAAGAGAGGTACTCTATCCGAGCCCGGAGCACTTCGGAAAATCCACCGCAGCCTCGAACAAGGACTACCTCCTTGACTGGTCGCACTTCCAGATAATGGCCGAGCTCATCGGCGCAAAAGGCATCGAACCCAACCCCGATGTCGCATTCTTCGAGAATGTGGACATCTCGACAGTTGTCGGATCGAGGGGAAAGAACCCGATCAAGATGAAGCTGCCCGTGCACATCGCCGGACTCGGCTCCACCGCGGTCGCAAAGAGCAACTGGAAGGAGCTGGCCGGAGGCGCCGCACTTGCGGGTGTTTGTGAAGTAATAGGTGAGAACGTCTGCGGAATGGATTCCGAAGCTGTATACTCGAACGGAAAGGTACAGTCATCCCCGGACATGGCGTTCCGTGTGAAATCATACAAAGATTACTGGGACGGAAAGAACGGCCGCATCGTTATGCAGACGAACGTCGAGGACGCACGCGCCCATGTGGAAGATTACGGTCTTTCTAAGCTCAATGTTGAAGTTATAGAGAGGAAATGGGGCCAGGGAGCGAAGGCCATCGGAGGAGAAGTAAGGCTCAACACTCTGGAAAGAGCGCTGGAACTCCAATCCAGAGGATACATTGTCATGCCGGACCCGTCCGATCCGGAGGTCCAGGCAGCATTCAAATCGGGAGTGTTCAAAACATTCGAGAGACACAGCCGCGTAGGGTTCCCCAACGAGCAGGCATTCCTCGAGGATATAGACCAGCTGAGGCAGAAAGGTGCGAAGAACGTCTTCCTGAAGACCGGAGCATACAAGCCGGAAGTGGTCGCATTCACAATGAAATGCGCTTCGGAAGCAAAGATCGATCTTCTCACATTCGATGCGGCTGGCGGCGGAACGGGAATGTCCCCGGTCAGCCACATGAACGAGCTGAGCTCGCCCGGTATATGGCTGTTCAGCCAGGTAATGGCGTGTGCAAAAGAACTCAAGAAGCAGAGAAGATACGTTCCGGACCTGTCATTCGCAGGCGGGTTCATCAATGAGACCCAGATGTACAAAGCGTTCGCGCTTTCGGACATGGGCCAGGGACCGATCGTCAAATCCATCGCAATGGCGAGAGGCCCGATCACCGCAGCGGTGAAGGGGAAGCACTACGCCGAGCTGGCAGAGAAGCACCAGCTTCCTCAGTCGTTCGTCGAACAGTACGGAGCGGATCCGCACAAGTTCTTCATTGCAGCGACGGGATTGCAGGAAAGGTTCCCCAAGAAGAAGATCGGCGCGGACATCCCATGGGGAGCGGTCTCCCTTTACACATACTTCCACGACAGGCTGGGAGAGGGACTGAAGCAGTTAATGGCGGGAACAAGGAAATTCAAGCTCGAGTGCATTGAGAATGAAGACATCGTCGCTCTGTCTGAGTACGCGAGCAAGGTCTCCCATGTCGAGACGCTTGACGCAAGGGCCGACAGGGTCATGAAGGCTCTGCTTTAA
- a CDS encoding Fic family protein — translation MRRYDYSFIRNLKISAGIVSLTNKIESSKIQEKQRKKVNSDIFVALESIARVQSVKGSNAIEGIVTTDRRMEEIVNKNSAPLNHNEMEIAGYRDVLDLIHREYRTLELNEELILGMHKIMSSYTPRGGGMYKEQDNIIISTDENGARSVRFVPVTSKETPKAMEQLILAYMEAKDDAGIDPLILIPCFILDFLCIHPFSDGNGRISRLMTLLLMYKNDIDVGKYVSFEAQINESKNRYYEALKRSSEEWHSDKNDYVPFIENFIFTLFSCYKELDRRFDVVGDKRVNKGNRVEAAVLNSMAPISKAEISELLPDISITTIEAKLSELQKQGKIKKIGDKKSAKYMKK, via the coding sequence ATGCGGCGCTACGATTATTCATTCATAAGGAATTTGAAGATAAGTGCAGGCATTGTAAGCCTGACGAACAAGATAGAATCTTCCAAAATACAAGAGAAACAAAGGAAGAAAGTGAATTCAGATATTTTCGTTGCCTTAGAATCCATCGCCAGGGTCCAATCGGTCAAAGGATCGAATGCGATCGAAGGGATCGTTACTACCGATCGCCGTATGGAAGAGATCGTCAATAAGAACAGCGCACCTCTAAACCATAACGAGATGGAGATCGCAGGTTACCGCGATGTTCTGGATCTCATACACAGAGAATACAGAACATTGGAACTTAACGAAGAGCTGATCCTGGGCATGCACAAGATCATGTCATCCTATACGCCGAGGGGCGGAGGAATGTACAAAGAGCAGGACAACATCATAATAAGCACAGACGAGAACGGAGCGCGCAGCGTGAGGTTCGTTCCGGTCACATCAAAAGAGACCCCAAAGGCGATGGAACAGCTCATCCTGGCATATATGGAAGCAAAGGATGATGCAGGGATAGATCCGCTCATCCTGATACCTTGTTTTATCCTGGATTTTCTTTGTATACATCCTTTTTCGGACGGCAACGGCAGGATATCCAGGCTCATGACCCTTCTTCTGATGTACAAGAACGACATTGATGTAGGAAAATATGTCTCGTTCGAAGCTCAGATAAACGAATCCAAGAACAGATACTACGAAGCGCTGAAGAGATCATCCGAGGAGTGGCACTCAGATAAAAACGATTATGTTCCGTTCATAGAGAATTTCATCTTTACTCTGTTCTCCTGTTATAAAGAACTGGACAGGCGGTTCGATGTGGTCGGAGATAAAAGGGTGAACAAAGGTAACCGCGTAGAGGCAGCAGTGCTTAACAGCATGGCACCGATATCAAAAGCAGAAATATCCGAACTTTTGCCGGATATCAGTATAACAACGATAGAAGCAAAGTTGTCCGAACTTCAGAAACAGGGAAAGATAAAGAAGATCGGCGACAAAAAAAGTGCAAAGTATATGAAAAAATGA
- a CDS encoding DUF3784 domain-containing protein: protein MKIEGRKKNALIIGIMWIAAVTIVALLTPRSEATLTLPFLWIPICFFLALMGFIIYFGHYGFLAGFNMMTEEELAVYDMDKITTFMGFSFITLSFILFLTWPLVEIYGSGAFTIMLVVFIFGVIVMAGFANSKRFKKNTRSK from the coding sequence ATGAAGATCGAAGGCAGAAAGAAGAATGCCCTGATCATTGGGATCATGTGGATAGCTGCCGTGACGATCGTCGCTCTGCTCACTCCCAGGAGCGAGGCAACACTTACATTACCATTTCTTTGGATTCCGATCTGTTTCTTTCTTGCTTTAATGGGTTTCATCATATACTTCGGCCACTACGGGTTTCTTGCAGGGTTCAACATGATGACGGAGGAAGAGCTGGCCGTTTACGACATGGACAAAATTACAACGTTCATGGGGTTTTCTTTCATAACATTATCATTTATCCTTTTCCTCACTTGGCCGTTGGTGGAGATCTACGGCTCCGGTGCATTTACGATTATGCTGGTTGTTTTCATCTTTGGAGTGATAGTAATGGCCGGCTTTGCTAACAGTAAACGTTTCAAGAAGAACACCCGATCAAAATGA
- a CDS encoding DUF4272 domain-containing protein codes for MLKEKGVPHSPQLRAEVTESEATIRTPRDIALRLLAMYAVSVYSEVRTGGDTWMEGHYYLDTMSEIAEGKLSDHLTPEETAFVAIKEPEKEDYARFVWRYECCHVLMWALGYAKELSHPEKKCDVLNMGKVIWKYLGVDEIVQNAKPRTKEELLQAADLTMRYDRACADARAKGTGSPAGMNCDVVRERHYALNWLIGANGNADWDDIKI; via the coding sequence ATGCTGAAAGAGAAAGGGGTCCCGCACTCTCCGCAGCTCCGTGCGGAAGTAACAGAATCCGAGGCTACGATACGAACGCCGAGAGACATCGCGCTTCGGTTGCTGGCAATGTATGCGGTGAGTGTATACAGCGAGGTGCGCACAGGCGGGGACACTTGGATGGAGGGGCATTATTATCTGGACACAATGAGCGAGATCGCGGAAGGAAAACTCAGCGACCACCTGACTCCCGAAGAAACGGCTTTTGTGGCGATAAAAGAGCCGGAAAAGGAAGATTATGCCAGATTCGTCTGGAGATACGAATGCTGCCATGTTCTTATGTGGGCGCTGGGATATGCGAAAGAGCTCAGCCATCCGGAAAAGAAGTGCGATGTTCTCAACATGGGGAAGGTAATATGGAAATACCTCGGGGTGGACGAGATCGTTCAGAATGCCAAGCCGCGGACCAAAGAAGAATTGCTGCAGGCGGCCGACCTGACGATGCGGTACGACCGAGCCTGTGCGGATGCAAGGGCAAAAGGCACCGGAAGCCCGGCGGGTATGAACTGCGATGTGGTACGCGAAAGGCACTATGCCCTCAACTGGCTCATCGGTGCGAACGGGAATGCAGACTGGGACGATATAAAGATTTAA